The Streptomyces sp. NBC_01707 genome includes the window CCCGAACCTGACTCCAAATCTGAACCGGAGCCTCGGGCAGTGGCCTCCGGTGATGCGCCGACCAGCACCACCTCCGTACCCCCCAAGCACGAAGCCCTCTCCGCTTCCAAGTCCACGGACACGCTTTCCCTCCCGCAGCGGCCACACGGCAACCTCCCCTACGACCTACCTGACTTCACCGGCCGCCGCCGCGAACTCGACGTCCTGATGGAACTCGGCGCCCGAGTCAGCGACCAGACGCCCACAATCGTCACGCTCACCGGCATGCCCGGCGTGGGCAAGACCGCCCTCGCCGTGCACGCCGCCCACCGCCTGTCCGGTGCTTTTCCCGAAGGACAGCTCTTCCTGGACCTGCAGGGGCTCACCCCACACAGCGGCCCGCCCACTCTCGCGGATGCCCTGCAGCACCTGCTGCTCACTCTGGGCACGCCCTCGGACGGCATTCCCGATGATCTCGTAAGCCGGCTGGCGACCTGGCGGCGGGCCGTGGCCGGACGCCGTGTGCTGATGGTCCTGGACGGTGTGGAGGACACGGCAACGATCCGTCCGCTACTGCCGGGTACCGGCGGTTGCCTCGTCATGGTGACCAGCCGCACCGTCGTAGCGGACCTGGATGGGGCTGTCCCGCTGCCCCTGGCCCCGCTACCCGAAGCGGACGCCACCGACCTTCTTGGCCGCATCATCGGCGTTCACCGCATCGGAGACGCCGCCGAAGCCTGTGCCCTGGTCACCGCCTGCGGCCGGCTCCCGCTGGCGGTGCGGATCATGGGTGCCCGGCTCAACAACCGCCGATCCTGGAGCCTGGAGTACGCGGTCCACCGGATGCACCGGCATGATCTGCGGCTGCGCGAACTTACCTTTGCCAACCGCAGCGTGGCCGCCGGGATCGACCAGTGCTACCGCCGGCTGAGCCCCGCTCAGCAGCACCTGTTGCTCACCCTGCGCTCGACGCCGTCTGGCGGGTTCGACGACCGCACCGCCGCGCTTCTCGCGGGCGTCCCCACGACTGAGGCGGAGGACGCCCTGGACGGCCTAGTCGATGCCTGCCTGCTGCAGGCTCTCCCCCACCCAGGCCGCTATGCGCTGCCCGAACTGATCCGCAGCTTCGCCGTCCAGAAGGCCACGGCGGCTGGCTCCGGCACCGGACCCACACTAGCCGCCATGGGTCCGCGCGAACACACCCGGCAGCCCGTGGAGGTCTGACAGCCCTGCCTTGTCAACGATTGGCGGGCTCCGTCTGTGTCGGCGCCCGTCCGGGCCCGCCGGTGGGCGGGGCCGCTTGCGGAATGGCCGCTCAGTGTGCGTCGCGGTCGATGCGGCGGCGCTGGTGCAGGGCGGCCCGCTACGGGTGCGCGCGCCTCCTTGAGTGCTGCGCGGTCTCGCTTGTGGGCGGCCCGCTGAAGCCAGGTCCGACTGTCGTCCTTGAGCGGTTCACCCAGGACGATGAAGCGCTCCGCGATGTCGATGGCGCGTCCGGCAAGCTCCACGCGCCGCACACTGCTTGCCGCTCCAGCGGCCCTGGCTTGGCCTCCCTGCCCCCGGCCGGTTAATCGAGCTGCCTGAGCTGCCCACCGGTGCTCATCAGGTCGCTCGGCACTACCGCTTCACGAGCGGCCCCGCGGTGCTCCTCACTCCTGGACACGTCCGCCGCTACTACAAGTGGCTCACGGATGGGCAGGAGAGCCCGCTGCCCACAACTGCCCGCGTGGACCTGGGCAGGCTGAAGTAGCTGGAAGCC containing:
- a CDS encoding BTAD domain-containing putative transcriptional regulator, with the translated sequence MPQRDLQEVDPAGPRKPVFRVLGPLEMWNEDIRINPGGSRQRHVLATLLIYADKVVPVGRLVRAVWGEDVPHTADNQIRKMVWDLRRRLPASVPIVTEPPGYRLVVGEGQLDARCFETLLSRAETAVAEDRVDAAVKHLSDALGLWRGRALSGMTGSVVTSGGRDLDERRLVATERCIDLRLARGEARSLVPDLYSLVAVHPLHEGLRERLMLALYRIGRRAEALDVMAQGRVELVELGIEPGTGLCRLQERILNDDPSLTLPEPEPDSKSEPEPRAVASGDAPTSTTSVPPKHEALSASKSTDTLSLPQRPHGNLPYDLPDFTGRRRELDVLMELGARVSDQTPTIVTLTGMPGVGKTALAVHAAHRLSGAFPEGQLFLDLQGLTPHSGPPTLADALQHLLLTLGTPSDGIPDDLVSRLATWRRAVAGRRVLMVLDGVEDTATIRPLLPGTGGCLVMVTSRTVVADLDGAVPLPLAPLPEADATDLLGRIIGVHRIGDAAEACALVTACGRLPLAVRIMGARLNNRRSWSLEYAVHRMHRHDLRLRELTFANRSVAAGIDQCYRRLSPAQQHLLLTLRSTPSGGFDDRTAALLAGVPTTEAEDALDGLVDACLLQALPHPGRYALPELIRSFAVQKATAAGSGTGPTLAAMGPREHTRQPVEV